A single genomic interval of uncultured Pseudodesulfovibrio sp. harbors:
- the cbiR gene encoding cobamide remodeling phosphodiesterase CbiR — protein MRSHCDFNDGTDREKRAHSRHVSVDGVQNETGVKFPFHVAAPSFVIPAGAAENSRFLADFFPEVCLLFFETEACLRYTEEDLPADLTNLPISWHVHLPLDLPWASGLDTVWKKLTGLMDKAAYLKPKAWVLHPPTEPDMLLPLAAHLRDAGIDPADVLLENVDESDLCAVWDEARSGGYSTCLDLGHIIAYGQHSVLDLPDLWDTVRMLHVYAPINGGRHTGLGHLNETGKALLRQMLTEFRGDTVTLEVFDETEIFHSLSLLAQWAADWRNAK, from the coding sequence ATGCGTAGCCACTGCGATTTCAATGACGGCACCGACAGGGAAAAGCGTGCACACTCGCGTCACGTTTCTGTCGACGGCGTTCAGAATGAAACAGGAGTGAAATTCCCGTTTCACGTGGCTGCGCCCTCATTCGTCATTCCTGCCGGAGCAGCGGAAAACAGCCGCTTTCTCGCGGATTTCTTTCCTGAAGTATGCTTGCTGTTTTTCGAAACCGAGGCCTGCCTGCGCTATACTGAAGAAGACCTCCCTGCGGATTTGACGAACCTGCCGATTTCATGGCACGTCCACCTGCCGCTTGATCTGCCATGGGCTTCGGGCCTTGATACGGTGTGGAAAAAGCTGACAGGCCTGATGGACAAGGCTGCATATCTTAAACCCAAGGCATGGGTGCTGCACCCTCCGACTGAGCCTGACATGCTGCTGCCTCTGGCGGCGCACCTACGGGATGCGGGTATCGATCCGGCAGACGTGCTACTTGAAAACGTGGACGAAAGCGATCTGTGCGCCGTATGGGACGAAGCGCGGTCAGGCGGCTATTCGACCTGTCTGGACCTTGGCCATATCATCGCTTATGGTCAGCACTCGGTTCTCGACCTGCCCGACCTGTGGGACACCGTGCGTATGCTGCATGTCTACGCACCTATCAACGGCGGGAGACATACGGGATTAGGGCATCTGAACGAGACAGGCAAAGCCTTGCTTCGACAAATGCTCACTGAATTCCGGGGAGATACGGTCACCTTGGAAGTATTTGATGAAACGGAAATTTTCCATTCCCTGAGCCTGCTCGCACAATGGGCGGCAGACTGGAGAAACGCGAAATGA
- a CDS encoding bifunctional adenosylcobinamide kinase/adenosylcobinamide-phosphate guanylyltransferase, translated as MITLVLGGNKSGKSDFALDLLAEKTQPGLFIATGKARDLEFREQIRQHRLTRSPGLEVMEVSEDLPQTLGQAKLNFPSVLVDSLDYWLFSCREAGCEKEKVQEFTEILEHWNTTELILVSCETGLGPLPGGSEVRAFIRSLGALNQAVAQAADRAYLVAAGLPLTLKRG; from the coding sequence ATGATCACTCTGGTACTTGGCGGCAACAAATCCGGCAAATCGGACTTTGCCCTCGACCTGCTTGCCGAAAAGACACAGCCGGGGCTGTTCATCGCCACCGGAAAGGCCCGGGATCTCGAGTTCAGGGAGCAGATTCGCCAGCACCGCCTGACCCGCTCACCGGGGCTGGAAGTGATGGAAGTATCTGAGGACTTGCCTCAGACGCTCGGACAGGCTAAATTGAACTTTCCGTCCGTGCTGGTGGACAGCCTGGACTATTGGCTCTTCTCCTGCCGCGAAGCAGGATGCGAGAAGGAAAAAGTTCAGGAATTCACCGAAATTCTTGAACATTGGAATACGACTGAACTGATACTGGTTTCCTGTGAGACCGGCCTCGGACCTCTTCCTGGCGGTAGCGAAGTCCGAGCTTTCATACGGAGCCTGGGCGCGCTCAACCAAGCCGTCGCCCAAGCCGCGGACAGGGCCTACCTTGTCGCAGCGGGGCTGCCGTTAACCCTGAAACGGGGATAA
- a CDS encoding UvrD-helicase domain-containing protein → MERFTADLHIHSRFSRATSKKLTIPNLAAWGSLKGISVLGTGDFTHPEWLAEIEEYLVDNGQGLFVLRNPKGLEAEIPSFDGTIAGRTRFMLQTEISSIYKRGGKVRKIHNLVYMPDLDSVKRFNERLGEVGNLASDGRPILGLDSRDLLDLVLETHPMAFLVPAHIWTPWFSLFGSKSGFDSIKECFGDYSAEIFAMETGLSSDPEMNWTWSELDRIKLISNSDAHSGEKLAREVNLFRGEMSYEGIYRALRGEGLGHKFLGTVEFFPEEGKYHMDGHRKCGVVMDPHETIARGGICPVCGKPVTVGVYNRVLELADRQEAVKPQGAAEFTSMIPLKEILSEVVGTGPNTKKVNTLYMKLIREFGTELDILQRAPVEDLNKYSCHLGEGLARMRDGNVIRKPGFDGEYGVITVFNEKERAEIKNGATLISIPKAKKKKADVASTAEDADEDPALTCLPIFRPVKNETKQLSYNSAQKKAIKAGPGPVLVLAGPGTGKTQTLMGRISRLIEKGERARRILALTFTRRAAQEMRDRMKTLLGEDAEMPQAGTLHALCFDYWKHAYNETPIVLPEAAAKKLFAEVNPEFAGKNLDHYWNKYNLGRERLADVPDDLADAHINYGNQKNHWDLVDYTDLLEFMLEQSGAPTFRMPYTNVLVDEVQDLTPLQLAVIRGIAGETGKGVFCIGDPKQSIYGFRGAMGDVKDRLADIWKNVKTITLGENYRSGQNILDCSAALFPDEPKLNANLGIDATIHLCEAPDAAREATWISDKVKGLIGATSHSITDAEGHGDLAPGDIAVLVRFKALIPCIEKALKRAGIPCSTPELEGFWQEPRIATILHTVQRFLGMTLDNGDDVVDVPDHILAQGPVSLAAYLNETPPFDQFFWESRQFKELKKEFETRGGWQALVNWVSLQTELELVRRSAEKVQVMTLHASKGLEFDAVFMPACEEGILPFAGMDLLTAKITLTPGRGQRFHEERRLMYVGMTRAKKNLYISHASQRQLYGKTLSLPKSRYLRELPEALLTRTTLAAKKVRKEKQLGLLD, encoded by the coding sequence ATGGAACGATTTACCGCAGACCTTCACATCCACTCGCGTTTTTCCAGGGCAACGAGCAAGAAACTGACCATCCCGAATCTCGCCGCATGGGGCAGTCTGAAAGGCATTTCCGTACTCGGCACAGGTGACTTCACTCACCCCGAATGGCTGGCCGAAATCGAGGAATATCTGGTAGACAACGGCCAAGGACTTTTCGTCCTCCGCAACCCCAAGGGGCTGGAAGCGGAAATACCCTCCTTTGACGGCACGATCGCGGGTCGAACCCGGTTCATGCTCCAGACGGAGATCAGCTCCATCTACAAGCGCGGAGGCAAGGTCCGCAAGATACACAACCTCGTGTACATGCCTGACCTCGATTCCGTGAAGCGCTTCAACGAGCGACTCGGCGAAGTGGGCAATCTCGCGTCGGACGGCCGTCCCATCCTCGGCCTCGACAGCCGCGACCTGCTTGATCTTGTCCTTGAGACGCATCCCATGGCATTCCTTGTCCCGGCCCACATCTGGACGCCGTGGTTCTCCCTGTTCGGTTCGAAATCCGGTTTTGATTCCATAAAGGAATGTTTCGGAGACTACTCCGCGGAAATCTTCGCCATGGAAACCGGCCTGTCGTCCGATCCCGAAATGAACTGGACATGGAGCGAACTCGACCGTATCAAGCTCATCTCCAACTCCGACGCCCACTCCGGCGAAAAGCTCGCCCGCGAGGTCAACCTGTTCCGTGGCGAGATGTCCTATGAAGGCATTTACCGGGCATTGCGTGGCGAAGGACTGGGACACAAATTTCTCGGAACCGTGGAATTCTTCCCTGAAGAGGGAAAATACCACATGGACGGCCACCGCAAATGCGGCGTGGTCATGGACCCGCACGAAACCATTGCGCGCGGCGGCATCTGCCCTGTCTGCGGCAAGCCCGTCACAGTCGGGGTCTACAACCGCGTACTCGAACTCGCCGACCGGCAGGAAGCGGTCAAACCGCAGGGGGCCGCCGAGTTCACGTCCATGATTCCACTCAAGGAAATCCTTTCCGAAGTGGTCGGCACCGGACCGAATACCAAAAAGGTCAACACACTGTACATGAAGCTCATCCGGGAGTTCGGCACCGAACTGGACATCCTGCAACGCGCTCCGGTGGAAGACCTGAACAAGTATTCCTGTCATCTCGGCGAAGGGCTCGCCCGCATGCGCGACGGCAACGTCATCCGCAAACCCGGTTTTGACGGTGAATACGGCGTGATTACTGTTTTCAATGAAAAAGAACGAGCCGAAATCAAGAACGGCGCAACCCTTATCTCCATTCCGAAAGCCAAAAAGAAAAAAGCCGACGTCGCCAGCACTGCTGAAGACGCGGACGAGGACCCTGCCTTGACCTGTCTGCCCATTTTCCGTCCTGTTAAGAATGAAACCAAACAGCTTTCCTACAACTCGGCACAGAAGAAAGCCATCAAGGCAGGCCCGGGGCCTGTACTTGTTCTCGCCGGACCGGGAACAGGCAAGACGCAGACTCTCATGGGCCGCATTTCCCGGCTCATCGAAAAAGGCGAACGGGCCAGACGCATTCTCGCCCTCACCTTCACCCGCCGAGCCGCGCAGGAAATGCGCGACCGCATGAAGACGCTTCTGGGCGAAGATGCGGAAATGCCGCAGGCAGGCACGCTCCACGCCCTCTGCTTCGATTACTGGAAGCACGCCTACAACGAAACGCCCATTGTGCTGCCTGAGGCTGCGGCCAAAAAACTTTTCGCCGAGGTCAACCCGGAATTCGCGGGCAAGAACCTCGACCATTACTGGAACAAGTACAATCTGGGCCGTGAACGTCTGGCCGACGTCCCCGACGATCTGGCCGATGCCCACATCAACTACGGCAACCAGAAGAACCACTGGGATCTGGTGGACTACACCGATCTCCTCGAATTCATGCTTGAACAGTCGGGCGCGCCCACCTTCCGCATGCCGTACACCAACGTGCTCGTGGACGAGGTGCAGGACCTCACCCCTCTGCAACTGGCCGTCATCCGCGGCATTGCGGGTGAAACAGGCAAAGGCGTTTTCTGCATCGGCGACCCCAAGCAGTCCATTTACGGATTCAGGGGGGCAATGGGCGATGTGAAGGACCGCCTCGCCGACATCTGGAAAAACGTCAAGACCATCACACTGGGCGAAAACTACCGCTCAGGCCAGAATATTCTCGACTGTTCCGCGGCCCTTTTCCCGGACGAACCCAAGCTCAACGCCAACCTCGGCATTGACGCCACCATTCATCTCTGTGAAGCCCCGGACGCCGCCCGTGAGGCCACCTGGATCAGCGACAAGGTCAAGGGACTCATCGGCGCGACCAGCCATTCCATCACCGATGCCGAAGGGCACGGCGACCTCGCTCCCGGCGACATCGCGGTCCTTGTCCGGTTCAAGGCGCTCATTCCATGCATCGAGAAAGCACTCAAGCGCGCAGGCATCCCCTGTTCCACACCGGAACTCGAAGGGTTCTGGCAGGAACCCCGTATCGCCACCATCCTGCACACGGTTCAGCGATTCCTCGGCATGACGCTCGACAACGGTGACGACGTGGTGGATGTGCCGGACCATATCCTCGCACAAGGACCGGTAAGCCTCGCTGCCTACCTCAACGAGACCCCGCCGTTTGACCAGTTTTTCTGGGAAAGCCGCCAGTTCAAGGAACTCAAGAAAGAGTTCGAAACCCGAGGCGGATGGCAGGCCCTTGTCAACTGGGTCAGTCTCCAGACCGAACTCGAACTGGTTCGGCGGTCCGCGGAAAAAGTGCAGGTCATGACACTCCATGCTTCCAAGGGGCTGGAATTCGACGCTGTTTTCATGCCCGCCTGCGAAGAAGGCATACTCCCCTTCGCCGGAATGGACCTGCTTACCGCAAAGATCACCCTCACGCCCGGACGCGGCCAACGATTCCATGAAGAACGTCGGCTCATGTACGTCGGCATGACCCGCGCCAAGAAAAATCTTTATATCAGCCACGCAAGCCAGCGACAGCTCTACGGCAAAACGCTGAGCCTGCCGAAATCACGCTATCTGCGCGAACTGCCCGAGGCTTTACTGACCAGAACGACACTGGCCGCAAAAAAAGTCAGGAAAGAAAAGCAGCTCGGATTGCTGGACTAG
- a CDS encoding efflux RND transporter periplasmic adaptor subunit: protein MLRFRYFLALCLTAVLVLPAWAQKPGERPPSPVVVTKVTTGDMAPQSEFIGTVYFSEISNVAAEVDGKVMDIKVQDGQRIKAGDVMVVLSSSLLDRKIRSARAKAQEAKAEYENARLEHKRTSALFKSRTVAEGEFDSKRLSAEGLQHNYESALADLSLLLEEAELKKIRSPYDGVVVDTPVHRGEWISIGSTVVVTARDDLFEVVVNAPREAFGVVKPGLEVGVRIAADEMPGEIFAVIPKGDVATRTFPVKIRVKNTGKLAQGMEARVNLPKGLGGATKIVPRDAVISARGEQVVWVVLDGKAVPIPVYVVGFRGLVAGVKSDKLQDGMDVVVKGNERLQPGQPVAPQPLQAKTEKATPASTE, encoded by the coding sequence ATGCTGCGTTTCAGATATTTTCTGGCGTTATGCCTGACCGCTGTGCTTGTCCTGCCCGCATGGGCGCAGAAACCGGGTGAGCGTCCGCCGTCTCCGGTTGTCGTGACCAAGGTGACCACCGGCGACATGGCTCCGCAGTCCGAGTTTATCGGCACGGTCTATTTTTCCGAGATTTCCAACGTGGCCGCCGAAGTGGACGGCAAGGTCATGGATATCAAGGTTCAGGATGGCCAGCGCATCAAAGCCGGGGATGTCATGGTCGTGCTGTCTTCGTCGCTTCTGGACAGGAAGATTCGCAGTGCGCGTGCCAAGGCGCAGGAGGCCAAGGCGGAGTATGAAAATGCCCGTCTTGAGCACAAGCGCACGTCCGCATTGTTCAAGAGCCGCACCGTTGCCGAAGGCGAATTCGATTCCAAGCGCCTCAGCGCCGAGGGCTTGCAGCACAATTACGAGTCTGCCCTTGCCGATCTTTCCCTGCTGCTTGAAGAGGCGGAACTCAAGAAAATTCGGTCTCCGTATGACGGAGTGGTCGTTGATACGCCCGTTCACCGCGGGGAATGGATTTCCATTGGTTCCACCGTGGTCGTGACCGCGCGTGACGATCTGTTCGAGGTCGTGGTCAACGCCCCTCGTGAAGCTTTCGGCGTGGTCAAGCCCGGTCTTGAAGTCGGTGTACGCATCGCTGCCGACGAGATGCCCGGTGAAATTTTCGCCGTCATTCCCAAGGGTGACGTCGCCACCCGTACGTTCCCGGTCAAGATTCGCGTGAAGAATACCGGCAAGCTGGCGCAGGGAATGGAAGCCCGCGTCAATCTGCCCAAGGGACTTGGAGGGGCCACCAAGATCGTCCCGCGTGATGCGGTCATCTCCGCTCGCGGCGAACAGGTCGTCTGGGTCGTGCTGGACGGCAAGGCCGTGCCCATTCCCGTGTATGTCGTCGGTTTCCGGGGACTCGTGGCGGGCGTGAAGTCCGACAAGCTTCAGGACGGCATGGACGTCGTGGTCAAGGGCAATGAGCGCCTGCAACCCGGCCAGCCCGTTGCCCCGCAACCTTTGCAGGCCAAAACCGAAAAAGCAACGCCCGCGAGCACCGAGTAG
- a CDS encoding DHH family phosphoesterase — MALFKQLDEQVEQLLDLFNKDDNWLIVINADPDALGSALALRRIMARKVGDVAIGQINEIKRPDNLSMIRYLRIPTQKLIPNLAAQYDKFALVDSQPHHNPEFANFDFSVVIDHHPLVKEHPVEADFVDIRPKYGSVCTMMTEYLYNMKIRPAKLLATALMYGIRCDTRTFEREFIDADMSAFKYLNKFADPKLMNRISRSEFHLDWMRYFSRAFYNLRRIGHGLFAHCGNVENPDILVIVADFFTRVHNVPWVVVSGTADDKLVCILRGDGMRRDMGKMAQTLMNGLGSAGGHKQAARAEVNIEELDGEDPEIFMLKRLGQGKKTTIRRI; from the coding sequence TTGGCACTTTTCAAACAACTTGATGAACAGGTGGAGCAGTTGCTCGACCTCTTCAACAAGGACGACAACTGGCTTATTGTCATCAATGCCGATCCGGACGCACTCGGCTCGGCTCTCGCGCTCAGGCGCATCATGGCCCGCAAGGTCGGCGATGTCGCCATCGGGCAGATCAACGAAATAAAGAGGCCCGACAACCTCTCCATGATCCGCTATCTGCGTATCCCGACGCAGAAACTCATACCCAACCTCGCGGCGCAGTATGACAAATTCGCCTTGGTGGATTCACAGCCCCACCACAATCCCGAATTCGCCAATTTCGATTTTTCCGTGGTCATCGACCACCACCCGCTCGTCAAGGAACACCCGGTCGAAGCCGACTTCGTGGATATCCGACCCAAGTACGGCTCTGTCTGCACCATGATGACCGAGTACCTATACAACATGAAAATCCGGCCCGCGAAACTTCTCGCCACGGCCCTCATGTACGGCATCCGCTGTGACACCCGCACCTTTGAACGCGAATTCATCGACGCGGACATGTCGGCATTCAAGTATCTCAACAAATTTGCCGACCCCAAACTGATGAACCGCATCAGCCGCAGTGAATTCCACCTCGACTGGATGCGCTATTTCTCCCGCGCCTTCTACAACCTGCGCCGCATCGGCCACGGTCTGTTCGCCCATTGCGGCAATGTGGAGAACCCGGACATCCTCGTCATTGTAGCGGACTTCTTCACCCGTGTTCACAACGTCCCGTGGGTCGTGGTTTCCGGCACAGCGGACGACAAGCTCGTCTGCATCCTGCGCGGCGACGGCATGCGGCGCGACATGGGCAAGATGGCCCAGACCCTGATGAACGGCCTCGGCAGCGCCGGAGGACACAAGCAGGCGGCCCGCGCCGAAGTCAACATCGAAGAACTCGACGGCGAAGACCCGGAAATCTTCATGCTCAAGCGCCTCGGCCAGGGAAAGAAGACAACTATTCGCAGGATTTAA
- a CDS encoding MarR family transcriptional regulator, producing MNNDKLNPRHAMGFLTWKASRVFINHLQARLNEAGMNISVEQLRPLFPLYRLETMSQGKLCDILSQEKTGVSRLVAGLEKRGYVRREASNDDRRVKNLTITKAGIAAVDIACELIEANRLELTSDIDPDELEICKKVLWQFIEPHLDCCTVESAIPEENEK from the coding sequence ATGAATAATGACAAACTGAACCCGCGTCACGCAATGGGCTTTCTGACATGGAAAGCTTCCCGCGTTTTCATCAACCATCTACAGGCCCGTCTGAACGAGGCCGGGATGAATATTTCCGTTGAACAACTTCGCCCGCTTTTTCCGTTGTACCGTTTGGAAACCATGAGTCAGGGCAAGCTGTGCGACATCCTGTCTCAGGAAAAAACCGGTGTGAGCCGCCTTGTGGCCGGACTGGAAAAGCGGGGATATGTGCGCCGTGAGGCCAGCAATGATGACCGGCGTGTGAAGAATCTGACCATCACCAAAGCCGGTATCGCCGCGGTGGATATCGCGTGTGAGTTGATAGAAGCAAATCGGCTTGAATTGACCAGCGATATTGATCCTGACGAGCTTGAAATCTGTAAAAAGGTTCTGTGGCAGTTTATTGAGCCGCATCTTGATTGCTGTACCGTTGAAAGTGCCATCCCCGAAGAGAACGAAAAATGA
- the polA gene encoding DNA polymerase I: MSLKERLNFDTDPVYLIDGTALLYRAFYARADLSRSDGFPTNAINTVLRVLMNLLRDENPKYVAFLMDGKGPTFRNDLYDQYKANRPPMPEPLADQIEPVRKGVELLGLKLLISDGVEADDCICALANRYKKDRPVIILASDKDLKQCLDENVVMVSQHGRKETITTLESFREKEDMEPATWPDFQALIGDSADNIPGIPKVGPVTARKIFAATGPTLEDLRDNYTNLPDKMREKVEPELENIFTYRELTRMKTDCCANPIEDFVLRDMDHAALHAFLDEYELHGLARSVPKPASGAAPAAKAKPKAAPAGGEQLSLFGSSPSPKKETAEPLPVTMVEAPGDLPNFAGEDVGLILEDGAFFLGMEGAEYRYTGPAADIVAALEHASVIATPSVQELLRADSAWGRFLSSQWFDLSLAAYLLDPEARNYTWPRLRQSLYQDGRPEFAEVAEKLHPQAKGLAALAYMEGIRGQVQGAELTPLMRNLELPLIPALVDMEKAGIGIDLDAFAAFLNDVSEQLSELTRSIIGHAGEEFNIRSSQQLARILFDKLDIKEGKKTATGQRSTANEVLEKIRSKHPIVEDILQYRMLEKLRSTYLEPLPKLVDDDSRLHTHFNQLATATGRLSSSRPNLQNIPIRGVHGPRMRGCFTAASGNLLAAADYSQIELRVLAHFSKDPALLDAFRNDEDIHTRTAALLTDKTVEDVLPDERRNAKTINFGLIYGMGVQKLARELSITQNQAKEFTETYFEKLATLKAYYDTIVEDAQQHGFVTTLAGRRRLLPELHSRNNQLASQARRQAVNTVIQGSAADIIKMAMLAAYKDEQLKELGAQIILQVHDELIIEAPEANIQAAGERLVTIMQDVAELDVPLKVDMGIGKNWADAH, encoded by the coding sequence ATGTCTCTCAAGGAACGTCTGAATTTCGATACTGATCCCGTCTATCTCATTGATGGAACCGCTCTTTTGTACCGCGCATTCTACGCCCGCGCCGATCTTTCGCGCTCGGACGGCTTTCCCACCAACGCCATCAACACGGTGCTGCGCGTGCTCATGAACCTGCTCCGCGACGAAAACCCGAAATACGTGGCGTTCCTCATGGACGGCAAGGGACCGACCTTCCGCAATGATTTGTACGACCAGTACAAGGCCAACCGCCCGCCCATGCCCGAACCGCTGGCCGACCAGATCGAGCCGGTGCGAAAAGGCGTGGAACTGCTCGGCCTCAAGCTGCTCATCTCCGACGGCGTTGAGGCTGACGACTGCATCTGCGCCCTTGCGAACCGCTACAAGAAAGACCGGCCCGTCATCATTCTCGCTTCGGACAAGGACCTCAAGCAGTGTCTCGACGAAAACGTGGTCATGGTCAGTCAGCACGGGCGCAAGGAAACCATCACCACGCTCGAATCCTTCCGCGAAAAAGAAGACATGGAGCCCGCCACTTGGCCCGATTTTCAGGCGCTCATCGGCGATTCTGCGGACAACATCCCCGGCATTCCCAAGGTCGGCCCGGTCACGGCCCGGAAAATTTTTGCGGCAACCGGCCCCACCCTCGAGGACCTGCGCGACAACTACACGAATCTCCCGGACAAGATGCGCGAGAAAGTCGAGCCGGAACTGGAAAACATTTTCACGTACCGCGAACTGACCCGCATGAAGACCGACTGCTGCGCCAATCCGATCGAGGATTTCGTCCTGCGCGACATGGATCACGCCGCATTGCACGCCTTTCTCGATGAATACGAACTGCACGGCCTTGCCCGCTCGGTCCCGAAACCGGCGTCCGGCGCAGCTCCCGCAGCCAAAGCCAAGCCGAAAGCCGCTCCGGCAGGCGGGGAACAGCTTTCCCTGTTCGGTTCTTCTCCCTCACCCAAAAAAGAGACTGCCGAACCGCTGCCTGTCACCATGGTCGAGGCTCCCGGCGACCTGCCCAATTTCGCGGGCGAAGACGTGGGACTCATCCTTGAAGACGGCGCATTCTTCCTCGGCATGGAAGGTGCGGAATATCGCTACACAGGCCCTGCCGCAGATATCGTTGCCGCGCTTGAGCACGCCTCGGTCATTGCCACGCCGTCCGTGCAGGAACTCCTTCGCGCAGACAGTGCATGGGGCCGCTTCCTGTCGTCCCAGTGGTTTGACCTCAGCCTCGCCGCCTATCTGCTCGACCCGGAAGCGCGCAACTACACATGGCCGCGCCTGCGCCAGTCGCTGTATCAGGATGGCCGCCCCGAATTCGCCGAAGTCGCTGAAAAACTCCACCCCCAAGCCAAAGGTCTCGCCGCCCTCGCCTACATGGAAGGCATCCGCGGGCAAGTGCAAGGCGCGGAGCTTACGCCGCTCATGCGTAATCTTGAGCTGCCGCTCATCCCCGCGCTCGTGGACATGGAAAAGGCGGGCATCGGCATTGATCTCGACGCCTTTGCCGCATTCCTCAACGACGTCTCGGAGCAGCTCAGCGAACTCACCCGCTCCATCATCGGGCACGCAGGTGAGGAATTCAACATCCGCTCCAGCCAACAGCTCGCCCGCATCCTTTTTGACAAGCTCGACATCAAGGAAGGCAAGAAAACCGCCACGGGCCAGCGTTCCACAGCCAACGAAGTGCTGGAGAAAATCCGCTCCAAGCACCCCATTGTAGAGGATATCCTGCAATACCGCATGCTCGAAAAACTCCGCTCCACCTACCTTGAGCCGCTGCCCAAGCTTGTGGACGACGATTCGCGCCTGCACACGCATTTCAACCAGCTTGCAACCGCCACGGGCCGACTCTCAAGTTCGCGCCCGAATCTCCAGAACATCCCCATTCGCGGCGTTCACGGTCCGCGCATGCGTGGCTGCTTCACCGCCGCCTCCGGCAATCTGCTCGCCGCAGCCGACTATTCGCAGATCGAACTGCGCGTGCTCGCCCATTTCTCCAAGGACCCGGCCCTGCTCGATGCCTTCCGAAACGACGAGGACATCCACACCCGCACCGCCGCGCTCCTGACCGACAAGACCGTCGAAGACGTGCTGCCCGACGAACGCCGCAACGCCAAGACCATCAACTTCGGCCTCATCTACGGCATGGGTGTCCAGAAGCTCGCTCGCGAACTTTCCATCACCCAGAACCAAGCCAAGGAATTCACCGAGACCTATTTCGAAAAACTCGCCACGCTCAAGGCCTACTACGACACCATCGTCGAAGACGCCCAGCAGCACGGATTCGTCACGACCCTCGCCGGTCGACGCCGCCTGCTGCCCGAGCTGCATTCCCGAAACAACCAGCTCGCCTCACAGGCACGCCGACAGGCCGTCAACACCGTCATCCAAGGGTCCGCAGCCGACATCATCAAGATGGCCATGCTCGCCGCCTACAAAGACGAACAACTCAAGGAACTCGGCGCGCAGATTATCCTTCAGGTGCATGATGAACTTATCATCGAAGCGCCCGAAGCCAATATTCAGGCCGCAGGTGAACGGCTCGTCACCATCATGCAGGATGTCGCCGAGCTGGATGTGCCGCTCAAAGTCGACATGGGCATCGGAAAGAACTGGGCTGACGCCCATTAA